A region from the Desulfuromonas sp. TF genome encodes:
- a CDS encoding DUF2155 domain-containing protein: MSWFLRLPVIVLVTLLSGAVGCDRREEQAVVKPTAPVQRKLTEVVIPEEVKGQWKSVRIAITDQDAGERDIYTVEIGSTFTVENTQLTIDVLNFLPAFVMDGTRMTSASNKTSNPAAQIVIREEGEEVFRGWLFSLYPGVHSFKHSRYSFALVDFIPTEKKRVDKKS, translated from the coding sequence ATGTCCTGGTTTTTGCGGTTACCGGTCATTGTCCTTGTCACCCTGCTGTCTGGCGCTGTCGGGTGTGACCGCAGGGAAGAGCAGGCCGTGGTCAAGCCGACGGCTCCGGTCCAGAGAAAACTCACCGAGGTCGTTATTCCTGAAGAAGTGAAGGGGCAGTGGAAGTCGGTCCGAATCGCCATAACCGATCAGGACGCGGGGGAGCGGGACATCTACACCGTGGAGATCGGATCAACATTCACGGTGGAGAATACACAACTCACCATCGATGTTTTAAATTTCCTGCCCGCCTTCGTCATGGACGGCACGAGGATGACCTCGGCCAGCAATAAAACCAGTAATCCTGCCGCTCAGATCGTGATCAGAGAAGAGGGGGAGGAGGTCTTCAGGGGTTGGCTTTTCAGTCTCTACCCGGGGGTCCATTCTTTCAAGCATTCCCGGTACAGTTTTGCACTGGTTGATTTCATACCGACCGAGAAAAAAAGGGTTGACAAAAAGAGCTGA
- the tadA gene encoding tRNA adenosine(34) deaminase TadA, producing MDSQDQTFMAAALEEARIAEALGEVPIGAVVVHGGAVIGRGHNLRESSNDPTTHAEMIAIRQAAVALDSWRLLDSTIYVTLEPCVMCMGAIILARIPRLVYACRDPRAGAAGSIYDFSRDERFNHRVAVDEGVLGHECSEILSGFFRELRAQRKSRI from the coding sequence ATTGACAGTCAGGATCAGACCTTCATGGCGGCAGCCTTGGAAGAGGCTCGAATCGCGGAGGCTCTGGGAGAGGTTCCCATCGGTGCGGTGGTGGTGCACGGAGGTGCGGTCATCGGCCGCGGCCACAACCTGCGGGAGTCGAGCAACGACCCGACCACCCACGCCGAAATGATTGCCATCCGCCAGGCGGCAGTGGCGCTCGATTCCTGGCGTCTTCTAGACAGCACCATCTATGTCACCCTCGAGCCGTGCGTCATGTGCATGGGGGCCATTATCCTGGCCAGAATCCCCCGTTTGGTTTACGCCTGCCGGGATCCCCGGGCCGGAGCCGCCGGTTCCATCTATGATTTCTCCCGGGACGAGCGTTTCAACCACCGGGTTGCAGTCGACGAGGGGGTGCTGGGGCATGAATGCAGTGAGATATTGAGCGGTTTTTTCCGCGAGTTGCGGGCACAGAGGAAATCCCGAATATAA
- a CDS encoding type II toxin-antitoxin system HipA family toxin, with translation MATERKSYVFIYLPDETTAVPAGVFTHYPDDRIGRFAYGRRYLERPNALPVDPVALPLGSTPRDVSANGGLYGAFRDASPDYWGRLVMAAGLKSAPEALTEMDYLLQANASRVGNLDFREDLEQGEPPMAPPAFQALDELLEAASLLQAGEQVSQELLRLLEQGTSVGGARPKCTVELEDALWIAKFPARGDTVNFPRLEYATLDLARACGITVPATHLIQAGGKDVLLIRRFDREKSTTGYLRFGFLSALSLMEWDEWDRPDWSYQALADRMRAAILAQPAQLHELFRRMVFNVLCRNTDDHPRNHGFVRGEKGLALSPAYDIVPNPTRPGVGTEFSLCMALGERGREGSLKNALSMSPRFGLGREEAEQVVAEMRSCVTRWEEHYRGHGLSAGDIEAIRGCFTLTTM, from the coding sequence ATGGCGACCGAACGAAAATCCTACGTCTTCATCTACCTGCCGGATGAGACCACCGCCGTTCCGGCCGGAGTGTTCACCCATTATCCCGACGACCGCATCGGGCGCTTCGCCTACGGCCGCCGCTACCTGGAACGTCCCAACGCACTGCCGGTGGACCCAGTCGCCCTGCCCTTGGGGAGTACGCCCCGGGATGTCTCGGCCAATGGCGGCCTGTACGGGGCGTTCCGCGACGCCTCCCCCGACTACTGGGGCCGCCTGGTCATGGCCGCCGGGTTGAAGTCCGCCCCCGAGGCCCTGACGGAGATGGATTACCTCCTGCAGGCCAACGCCTCCCGGGTCGGCAACCTCGACTTCCGCGAGGATCTTGAGCAGGGAGAGCCGCCAATGGCCCCTCCTGCCTTCCAGGCGCTCGATGAGCTGCTTGAGGCGGCATCTTTGCTGCAGGCGGGGGAGCAGGTCAGCCAGGAACTGCTGCGCCTGCTGGAACAGGGCACCAGCGTCGGCGGCGCCCGGCCGAAATGCACGGTGGAGCTGGAGGACGCCCTCTGGATCGCCAAGTTCCCGGCGCGGGGGGACACCGTCAACTTTCCCCGCCTGGAATATGCGACCCTGGACCTGGCCCGGGCCTGCGGCATCACCGTGCCGGCAACGCACCTGATACAGGCTGGTGGCAAGGACGTCCTGCTGATCCGGCGCTTCGACCGGGAAAAGTCGACGACCGGCTACCTGCGCTTCGGCTTTCTGAGCGCCCTCTCCCTGATGGAATGGGATGAATGGGACCGGCCCGACTGGAGCTATCAGGCACTCGCCGACCGGATGCGCGCCGCCATCCTGGCCCAACCAGCTCAACTCCACGAACTCTTCAGAAGAATGGTATTCAACGTCCTGTGCCGCAACACGGACGATCATCCCCGCAACCACGGGTTTGTCCGGGGAGAAAAAGGGCTGGCGCTCTCTCCGGCCTACGACATAGTGCCGAACCCGACCCGTCCCGGCGTGGGGACGGAGTTCTCACTGTGCATGGCGCTGGGGGAGCGGGGCCGGGAAGGATCGCTGAAGAACGCCCTCAGCATGTCTCCGCGATTCGGACTGGGCAGGGAGGAGGCAGAGCAGGTGGTGGCCGAAATGCGCTCGTGCGTCACGCGCTGGGAGGAGCATTATCGGGGTCACGGCCTTTCGGCCGGGGACATCGAAGCGATCCGCGGATGCTTCACCTTGACAACCATGTGA
- a CDS encoding helix-turn-helix domain-containing protein: MARKTLGSEGLPSTPQRAVKAVGTHIQTARKRRGWTLEEMSGAMLVTRKTLSRLESGDPSVSLAVLAAALHALDMVEDLTQIAAPDKDTVGLFHEKQRLPRRVRKKKTPADELDF, encoded by the coding sequence ATGGCTCGAAAAACCCTCGGGAGCGAAGGTCTCCCATCCACTCCTCAACGCGCCGTAAAGGCGGTCGGCACTCACATCCAGACGGCCAGAAAACGGCGGGGCTGGACCCTGGAGGAGATGTCCGGCGCCATGCTGGTCACCCGCAAGACACTTTCCCGCCTGGAGTCCGGGGACCCCTCCGTCAGCCTCGCCGTCCTGGCGGCGGCGCTCCATGCTCTGGACATGGTCGAGGATCTGACGCAGATCGCCGCCCCGGACAAGGACACGGTGGGGCTCTTCCATGAAAAGCAGCGCCTTCCCCGGCGGGTGCGGAAGAAAAAAACCCCGGCCGATGAACTGGACTTCTGA
- a CDS encoding GSU3473 family protein gives MMIPVMLKDGTDELVQPHVLDRLLEENRIMFFKRSTGWVVVGRDSLRGMGGEVYEGKERRSELRRQH, from the coding sequence ATGATGATTCCCGTGATGCTCAAGGACGGTACCGACGAACTGGTGCAACCGCATGTCCTGGACCGATTGCTGGAGGAAAACCGTATCATGTTCTTCAAGCGTTCCACTGGATGGGTGGTTGTCGGCCGTGATTCCTTGCGGGGAATGGGTGGAGAGGTGTACGAAGGGAAGGAAAGGCGTTCCGAATTGCGGAGGCAACACTGA
- the dnaX gene encoding DNA polymerase III subunit gamma/tau, producing the protein MSYLVLARKWRPQSFADLVGQEHVSQTLSNAIQAGRVHHAFLFTGARGVGKTSAARIFAKALNCEEGLSAQPCNQCPSCGEITAGQGVDVFEIDGASNTGVDDIRELRENIRYLPSRSRYKIFIIDEVHMLSINAFNALLKTLEEPPGHAKFIFATTEPHKIPVTILSRCQRFDFRKIALPMISARLREIVDAEGIEISDRSLALVARRGEGSMRDALSTLDQVIAFCGEAVGDEDVQSLLGMVDRRLLLDTAEGIVRRDSRMALEAVRRVDDLGHSYRQFSQELVEVFRALTLCRVLADPGEMLDATADELRELQTLAALGTLEDLQRALTVLVRTEIDLASSSFPRLTLEMALVRLAHLPPARDVGTLVRKIEDLERRLAGDADRLPVASPSLRPSAPAQETARDAGPPPKKPEAPASPAAGGKGWQGLVEHVREKRRPGIASILEQASLLTFELPLMKIGLPKGSFALSQLEDNEYLEDLSRLAEEYFQQKIDVRITALDERQANAPPSLAEERQSRETDRKKRLREDALSHPMVKTALEVFSGEVREVKAIDKGFV; encoded by the coding sequence ATGTCGTACCTGGTACTGGCCCGCAAATGGCGGCCCCAGAGCTTTGCGGACCTGGTCGGACAGGAGCACGTCAGCCAGACCCTGAGCAATGCCATTCAGGCGGGGAGGGTCCACCACGCCTTTCTGTTTACCGGCGCCCGCGGCGTCGGTAAAACGTCTGCCGCCCGCATATTCGCCAAGGCTCTCAACTGCGAGGAGGGCCTCTCTGCCCAGCCTTGCAATCAGTGTCCTTCCTGCGGAGAAATCACAGCCGGCCAGGGTGTGGACGTCTTCGAAATTGACGGAGCATCCAATACAGGCGTCGACGACATCCGGGAACTGCGGGAGAATATCCGCTATCTTCCCTCCCGTTCCCGCTACAAGATCTTCATCATCGATGAAGTTCACATGCTCTCCATTAATGCCTTCAACGCCCTGCTCAAGACCCTGGAGGAACCTCCCGGTCACGCCAAGTTCATTTTCGCCACCACCGAGCCGCACAAGATCCCCGTCACCATCCTGTCCCGGTGCCAGCGCTTTGATTTTCGTAAAATCGCCCTGCCGATGATCAGTGCCAGGCTCCGGGAGATAGTCGATGCCGAGGGGATTGAAATTTCGGACCGCTCGTTGGCCCTCGTGGCCCGGCGGGGTGAGGGGAGCATGCGTGATGCCCTTTCCACCCTCGATCAGGTCATCGCCTTCTGCGGCGAAGCCGTCGGCGACGAGGATGTGCAGAGCCTGCTGGGGATGGTTGATCGGCGCCTGTTGCTGGATACCGCCGAAGGCATTGTCCGACGGGACAGTCGTATGGCCCTGGAGGCGGTGCGGCGAGTGGACGATCTGGGGCATTCCTACCGCCAGTTCAGTCAGGAACTGGTGGAGGTCTTTCGCGCATTGACTCTCTGCCGGGTGCTTGCGGACCCGGGCGAGATGCTCGATGCCACTGCCGATGAACTGCGGGAGCTGCAGACTCTGGCCGCCTTGGGAACCCTGGAGGATCTTCAACGGGCGCTCACCGTGCTGGTGCGCACCGAGATCGACCTGGCTTCCTCCTCCTTCCCGCGCCTGACCTTGGAGATGGCCCTGGTCCGGCTGGCTCATCTGCCTCCGGCCCGGGATGTGGGCACCCTGGTGCGCAAGATCGAGGATCTGGAGCGCCGCCTTGCCGGCGATGCGGACAGACTTCCTGTCGCCTCGCCCTCCCTCCGGCCTTCGGCCCCGGCCCAGGAGACTGCGAGGGACGCAGGCCCTCCGCCAAAAAAGCCTGAAGCCCCGGCGTCCCCCGCCGCCGGCGGCAAGGGGTGGCAGGGACTGGTCGAGCATGTCAGGGAGAAGCGTCGCCCGGGAATTGCCTCCATACTGGAGCAGGCCAGTCTGCTGACTTTTGAGCTTCCGCTGATGAAGATCGGACTGCCAAAGGGGTCCTTTGCCCTCTCCCAGTTGGAGGATAACGAATATCTTGAGGATTTGAGCCGGCTGGCCGAGGAATATTTCCAGCAAAAGATCGATGTCCGGATCACGGCTCTTGACGAACGGCAGGCTAACGCGCCCCCCTCCCTGGCCGAGGAACGCCAGAGCCGGGAGACTGACCGTAAAAAACGCCTTCGCGAAGACGCCCTCTCTCATCCGATGGTAAAGACCGCCCTCGAGGTCTTCAGCGGCGAGGTCAGGGAGGTCAAGGCGATCGACAAGGGATTCGTCTGA
- a CDS encoding YbaB/EbfC family nucleoid-associated protein: MSKGLGNIMKQAQLMQQKMARMQQELESREVEATAGGGMVTAVVNGKQQLLSLRIEPVAVDPEDVEMLQDLVIAAVNEAIKKSQEMMQEEMGKITGGLNIPGLF; the protein is encoded by the coding sequence ATGTCCAAAGGTCTCGGCAATATCATGAAGCAGGCCCAGCTCATGCAACAGAAAATGGCCCGCATGCAGCAGGAACTCGAAAGTCGTGAAGTAGAAGCTACCGCCGGCGGCGGCATGGTGACCGCGGTGGTTAATGGTAAACAGCAGCTTCTTTCCCTTAGAATCGAGCCGGTCGCTGTCGACCCGGAAGATGTCGAAATGCTGCAGGACCTGGTGATCGCAGCAGTCAACGAGGCGATTAAGAAAAGTCAGGAAATGATGCAGGAAGAAATGGGCAAGATCACCGGGGGATTGAATATTCCGGGCTTGTTCTGA
- the recR gene encoding recombination mediator RecR produces the protein MLDSIPSFARLVAELAKFPGIGQKTATRLAFFILRQPIGEAEALAGAIRELKEKIRFCSRCFHITESDPCPLCTDPSRDDALLCVVEEPQDLIAIERSRSFRGRYHVLHGALSPLDGVGPEEIKISGLLDRLKEGAVREVLVATNFTVEGEATALYLARLLRPLGIRVTRLAHGIPMGSDLEYVDDATVNRAVEGRREI, from the coding sequence ATGTTAGACTCCATCCCGTCTTTCGCCCGGCTGGTTGCCGAGCTGGCTAAATTTCCAGGCATCGGACAGAAGACCGCCACCCGATTGGCCTTTTTTATTCTGCGCCAGCCAATCGGTGAAGCGGAAGCCTTGGCGGGAGCGATTCGGGAACTGAAAGAGAAGATCCGTTTCTGTTCCCGCTGTTTCCACATTACCGAGAGCGACCCCTGTCCTCTTTGTACCGATCCGTCACGCGACGATGCCCTGTTGTGTGTAGTGGAGGAGCCGCAGGATCTCATCGCTATTGAACGCAGCCGCTCTTTCCGGGGACGTTACCATGTTCTGCATGGGGCGCTTTCGCCTCTGGACGGCGTTGGACCTGAAGAAATCAAGATCTCCGGACTGCTGGACCGCCTCAAGGAAGGGGCGGTGCGGGAGGTGCTGGTCGCTACCAACTTTACCGTCGAGGGGGAGGCTACCGCGCTCTATCTGGCGCGCCTGCTCCGTCCTCTGGGTATCCGGGTGACCCGGCTGGCCCACGGCATTCCAATGGGGAGCGATCTGGAATATGTGGACGATGCCACCGTAAACCGTGCGGTGGAAGGACGC